A stretch of Aedes aegypti strain LVP_AGWG chromosome 2, AaegL5.0 Primary Assembly, whole genome shotgun sequence DNA encodes these proteins:
- the LOC5578267 gene encoding ribonuclease kappa, protein MPICGPKLSLCGLIVSVWGIIQLLLMGVFYYIHSVALIEDLPLEEHYDSPKEFYAAADVAYSQNAYNCWIAACIYVLTLVFSGQQFYANSRTTVA, encoded by the exons ATGCCGATCTGTGGACCCAAACTGTCGCTCTGCGGTTTGATTGTCTCCGTCTGGGGAATTATCCAGCTG CTCCTGATGGGTGTCTTCTACTATATCCATAGTGTGGCGCTTATTGAAGATCTTCCCCTGGAGGAACATTACGattctccgaaggaattctatGCAGCAGCCGATGTGGCTTACAGTCAG AATGCCTACAATTGCTGGATCGCTGCCTGCATCTACGTCCTGACTCTGGTGTTTTCCGGTCAGCAATTCTACGCCAACAGTCGCACAACTGTTGCTTAA